A part of Methanomassiliicoccales archaeon genomic DNA contains:
- a CDS encoding 3-dehydroquinate synthase II yields the protein MSEKLVWVRSDLFPSKSDRKKAVTAALEAGLVDILIRDEDTEFLRLGRFDAVVVKGDELYEDGKLTGKIVAIDRPEDLAKASALKDKVDHLLIAANDWKVIPLENLIAEFQRSRTLIIAGARTPEEAKLFAETLEVGVDGVAIEPSAPSKIKDFKDIMSSRKGTMELTPVKITRIVPIGTGDRVCVDTCSLLRIGEGMLIGSQSSCMFLVHSESLESEYVAARPFRVNAGPVHAYVLCADGKTKYLSEVRGGDVLLAVTSSGETRPVVVGRAKVEVRPLLLIEVDADGRRHSIILQNAETIRMCTKDGAVSVSDLKVGQEVLAKVEKGGRHFGHAIEETIDER from the coding sequence ATGTCAGAGAAGTTGGTCTGGGTCCGGAGCGACCTTTTCCCATCAAAGAGCGACAGGAAGAAGGCCGTCACGGCGGCCCTCGAGGCGGGACTGGTGGATATCCTCATCCGGGACGAGGACACCGAGTTCCTGAGGCTTGGAAGGTTCGATGCCGTGGTCGTGAAAGGGGATGAGCTGTACGAGGACGGTAAGCTGACCGGAAAGATCGTAGCGATAGACCGGCCGGAGGACCTGGCCAAGGCATCCGCCCTTAAGGACAAGGTAGACCATCTGCTCATAGCGGCAAATGACTGGAAGGTCATACCCTTGGAGAACCTCATAGCAGAGTTCCAGCGCTCGAGGACCCTGATCATTGCCGGAGCGAGGACCCCTGAGGAGGCAAAGCTCTTTGCCGAGACGCTGGAGGTGGGGGTGGATGGGGTGGCCATCGAGCCTTCCGCTCCTTCGAAGATAAAGGACTTCAAGGACATCATGTCGTCAAGAAAGGGAACGATGGAGCTCACGCCGGTCAAGATAACCAGGATCGTACCTATAGGGACGGGGGACAGGGTATGCGTTGACACGTGCTCTTTGCTCAGGATAGGTGAGGGCATGCTCATCGGGTCGCAGAGCTCCTGCATGTTCCTGGTCCACTCTGAGAGCCTTGAGAGCGAGTATGTCGCGGCAAGGCCTTTCAGGGTCAACGCGGGCCCGGTCCATGCCTACGTCCTTTGCGCCGACGGGAAGACAAAGTATCTGTCCGAGGTCCGAGGAGGGGATGTCCTGTTGGCCGTGACCTCGTCGGGAGAGACAAGACCGGTGGTCGTCGGCAGGGCGAAGGTCGAGGTGAGGCCCTTGCTCTTGATAGAGGTGGACGCGGACGGAAGGAGGCATTCCATCATTTTGCAGAACGCCGAGACCATCCGGATGTGCACCAAGGATGGTGCGGTGTCAGTCTCTGACCTCAAGGTCGGACAGGAGGTCCTGGCTAAGGTCGAAAAAGGTGGCAGGCATTTCGGCCACGCTATCGAAGAGACGATCGACGAGAGGTGA
- the aroE gene encoding shikimate dehydrogenase yields MKVCVSVAERDVPSAVDACRRAVSLGADMVEVRFDMMDELPHDLTLFRSIPVPLIATLRSVTDGGKYSGDDEEKVKLLTMAADNGFAFIDSESVFKGSDVLKRTSGNTRLIVSYHDHERTPKVSDIVHILVSCSSKGDVAKVAFRANTFKDVLSLVEASKAYSETGKEFVAISMGEKGVVTRVLFERLGASFTYASLEKGREVAPGQMDVSTLKALSGDIVVTGVTGRSLSHSLSPWMHNAAFSDLGIPGIYLKFQAEHEELPDLLGLMVELGIRGTNVTIPHKEAVIPLLDSIDPEAERIGAVNTVKNDDGSLVGFNTDVYGVRMTFEKNRFAPKGKKVLVMGAGGAARAVSAYLSSEGADIFIANRTAEKARALAEAFDGITVIKVEEVPDHHFDAMVNCTPLGMKGYPDEISIPAEAIREGQFIMDTIYNPPMTKLVAEGLARGATAVSGKDMLIFQAMQAFEIWTGVRPKYEVMRAGFEEGMSR; encoded by the coding sequence ATGAAGGTCTGTGTTTCTGTCGCTGAAAGGGATGTCCCGTCAGCGGTCGATGCATGCCGTCGTGCTGTCTCCCTCGGGGCGGACATGGTCGAAGTGAGGTTCGACATGATGGACGAGCTACCTCATGACCTGACGCTTTTCAGGAGCATACCGGTGCCCCTGATCGCCACGCTGCGCTCGGTCACGGACGGTGGTAAGTATTCAGGAGATGATGAGGAAAAGGTCAAGCTCCTGACCATGGCCGCTGATAACGGCTTCGCGTTCATCGATTCCGAGAGCGTTTTTAAAGGATCTGATGTGCTCAAAAGGACATCGGGCAACACCAGGCTCATCGTCTCCTATCATGACCATGAGAGGACGCCGAAGGTCTCGGACATAGTCCATATCCTTGTGTCCTGCTCGTCAAAGGGGGATGTAGCGAAGGTGGCCTTCAGGGCGAACACCTTCAAGGACGTCCTATCATTGGTCGAGGCGTCGAAGGCGTACTCTGAGACAGGCAAAGAATTTGTCGCGATATCGATGGGCGAGAAGGGGGTGGTGACCAGGGTCCTCTTCGAGCGTCTTGGCGCCTCCTTCACCTATGCCTCATTGGAAAAAGGGAGGGAGGTCGCGCCGGGACAGATGGACGTCTCGACCCTCAAGGCACTGTCCGGAGACATTGTGGTGACGGGCGTGACCGGCAGGTCCCTCTCACATTCTCTGTCACCTTGGATGCATAACGCGGCATTCTCGGACCTGGGCATCCCGGGCATATATCTCAAATTCCAGGCCGAGCACGAGGAGCTTCCAGACCTGTTGGGGCTGATGGTCGAGCTCGGTATCAGGGGGACCAATGTCACCATTCCGCACAAGGAGGCGGTAATTCCATTACTGGATTCCATAGACCCGGAGGCCGAGAGGATAGGGGCGGTGAACACTGTAAAGAACGATGATGGGTCGCTGGTCGGCTTCAACACTGACGTGTACGGCGTCAGGATGACGTTCGAGAAGAACCGCTTCGCACCAAAGGGAAAGAAGGTGCTAGTCATGGGCGCAGGTGGTGCGGCCAGAGCTGTATCGGCATATCTCTCCTCAGAGGGGGCGGACATCTTCATCGCAAACAGAACGGCTGAGAAGGCCAGGGCATTGGCGGAGGCGTTCGATGGCATTACCGTGATCAAGGTCGAGGAGGTGCCTGACCATCATTTCGATGCGATGGTCAATTGCACCCCGTTGGGGATGAAAGGATACCCTGATGAGATCTCCATACCTGCGGAGGCGATCAGGGAGGGACAGTTCATCATGGACACCATCTACAACCCGCCGATGACGAAGCTCGTCGCCGAGGGCCTCGCAAGGGGAGCAACAGCGGTATCAGGAAAGGACATGCTCATATTCCAGGCGATGCAGGCCTTTGAGATCTGGACCGGGGTCAGACCGAAGTATGAGGTCATGAGGGCCGGCTTTGAGGAGGGAATGTCCAGATGA